The proteins below come from a single Triticum aestivum cultivar Chinese Spring chromosome 5D, IWGSC CS RefSeq v2.1, whole genome shotgun sequence genomic window:
- the LOC123122201 gene encoding sister chromatid cohesion 1 protein 3: protein MFYSHSVLARKSPLGTVWIAAHLERKVNRTQIDGVDVPSYAASIMDPEVPIALRLSGHLLLGLVRIYSWKVNHLFQDCNRMLSAVRTAFASMEAIDLPVDADRAPFEVITLPETFSLDDLSLDDAIRQMDTPDRHRRTSDQITLSGEGYVMITLDEDGGAEFTSPAGRSSGFEPVQHEQETFPPFLEDIISVDPPPHGSFSVTHQDTPEILRRASESASRFEDVIDGGDPMDEDPSPFIEKVTTSPAMLSPVSPVLRTSIPNAPTRISHERVEEDEEPAGDAGLLAPVAFVLEPSPPPQVQGNRRRRRANVQENRRRPAIDEEIVLSNDYMSNQIDGIELGRLARRRKILPHTAVDVWRFNRISQKDSLFSEPLVQGMCSDLHKAYEGNYPRVSDSDADAVNIGDEDAPAPDGNAQPADVVNVCDKEQSHSMSLVNGEATPFDSPPELPRFSPRKDLSPVREEDHTPFETPGRSGTPRSGLGGTGVTVPLTHCSYASLGKNTVESDFPFGTDDLDEDLPGFPGLMNTPSMISSAGTSTTGLGSIMSTRTRAAAQYFKGMMSSATSEDQPGKFSLSRILDGRTKKQAASMFFETLALKSYDYIDVHQEEAYGDISVSVRPSLSSAKL, encoded by the coding sequence ATGTTCTACTCCCACTCCGTCCTGGCTCGGAAGAGCCCGCTGGGCACGGTGTGGATCGCCGCGCACCTCGAGCGCAAGGTCAACCGGACGCAGATCGACGGCGTCGACGTCCCCTCCTACGCCGCGTCCATCATGGACCCCGAGGTGCCCATCGCGCTCCGGCTGTCGGGGCATCTCCTCCTCGGGCTCGTCCGCATCTACTCGTGGAAGGTGAACCACCTGTTCCAGGACTGCAACCGGATGCTGAGCGCGGTCAGGACCGCCTTCGCCTCCATGGAGGCGATAGATCTGCCGGTTGATGCGGACCGTGCTCCGTTCGAGGTAATCACCCTGCCGGAGACCTTCAGCCTGGATGACTTGAGCCTTGATGATGCGATTCGTCAGATGGATACGCCGGATCGTCATCGGCGGACCTCTGATCAGATCACCTTGTCTGGAGAAGGGTATGTGATGATCACCCTTGATGAGGATGGTGGAGCAGAGTTCACGTCTCCTGCTGGTCGATCTTCAGGATTTGAGCCTGTACAGCATGAGCAGGAGACATTCCCTCCGTTTCTAGAGGATATTATTTCTGTAGATCCTCCTCCCCATGGCAGTTTTTCAGTGACCCACCAAGATACACCAGAAATATTGCGTCGAGCTTCTGAGAGTGCGTCAAGGTTTGAAGATGTTATTGATGGCGGTGACCCCATGGATGAAGATCCGTCGCCGTTCATAGAGAAGGTTACCACGTCACCAGCAATGCTCTCACCTGTATCCCCTGTGCTTCGGACATCCATTCCCAATGCTCCGACACGTATCAGCCATGAGCGtgttgaagaagatgaagaaccagCAGGTGACGCTGGACTCTTGGCACCTGTAGCATTTGTCCTTGAACCATCTCCACCACCTCAAGTACAAGGTAACAGGAGAAGGAGAAGGGCGAATGTACAGGAGAACAGGAGAAGGCCTGCAATTGATGAGGAAATTGTGCTCTCCAATGATTATATGAGTAATCAAATTGATGGCATTGAACTAGGTAGGCTGGCTCGCAGGAGGAAGATACTGCCCCATACAGCAGTGGATGTGTGGAGGTTCAACAGGATAAGCCAAAAGGACAGCCTCTTCTCTGAACCTCTGGTGCAAGGAATGTGCAGTGATCTTCATAAAGCTTATGAGGGGAACTACCCTCGTGTGAGTGACTCTGATGCTGATGCTGTAAACATTGGTGACGAAGATGCACCTGCACCTGACGGGAATGCTCAGCCTGCTGATGTTGTGAATGTTTGTGACAAGGAGCAGAGTCACTCAATGTCTCTAGTAAATGGAGAGGCAACACCATTTGATTCGCCACCTGAGCTCCCTCGCTTCTCTCCACGAAAGGATCTATCTCCAGTAAGAGAAGAAGATCACACCCCTTTTGAAACCCCTGGTCGAAGTGGAACCCCGCGGTCTGGACTTGGAGGAACTGGTGTTACTGTACCACTAACACATTGCAGTTATGCATCACTTGGAAAAAATACTGTTGAATCTGATTTCCCATTCGGTACTGAcgatcttgacgaagatctaccGGGGTTTCCTGGGCTCATGAATACCCCTAGCATGATATCCAGTGCGGGTACCAGCACCACAGGATTAGGCAGCATCATGTCTACCAGGACAAGGGCTGCCGCCCAGTACTTCAAAGGTATGATGTCTTCAGCCACGTCAGAAGACCAGCCAGGGAAATTCAGTTTAAGCAGAATCTTGGACGGGAGGACAAAGAAGCAAGCTGCAAGCATGTTCTTTGAAACATTGGCCCTGAAGAGCTATGATTATATCGATGTCCATCAGGAAGAAGCGTATGGCGATATTTCAGTTTCGGTTAGACCGTCACTCTCGAGCGCTAAACTTTGA